From Amycolatopsis sp. YIM 10, the proteins below share one genomic window:
- a CDS encoding ABC transporter permease, with protein MGKLTAVEAKLFLRDPGAAIVVLGIPLALLVVFGLVPGANEPSEDFGGKVPLDTFIAPLSVSVLLAMLALTMFPAVMATYREKGVLRRLSASPVPPVRLLAAQLVVNLVAALVVLLLIVGFGALVLGMALPADLAGFAVVAVLGTTALFSVGLLIAALAPTGRTAGGVGAAVFFPMLALGGVWVRKEDLPDFLQPVADVLPLGATLNGMRETWSGGSPELLQLGALALVAVVCGGLAARFFRWE; from the coding sequence ATGGGGAAACTGACCGCGGTCGAGGCGAAGCTGTTCCTGCGCGATCCCGGAGCGGCGATCGTGGTGCTCGGCATCCCGCTCGCCCTGCTGGTGGTGTTCGGGCTGGTGCCGGGCGCGAACGAGCCGTCCGAGGACTTCGGCGGCAAGGTCCCGCTGGACACCTTCATCGCGCCGCTGTCGGTGTCGGTACTGCTGGCCATGCTGGCGCTGACGATGTTCCCGGCGGTGATGGCCACCTACCGGGAGAAGGGCGTGCTGCGCCGCCTGTCGGCCAGCCCGGTGCCGCCGGTGCGGCTGCTCGCCGCGCAGCTGGTGGTGAACCTGGTCGCGGCGCTGGTGGTGCTGCTGCTGATCGTCGGCTTCGGCGCGCTGGTGCTGGGCATGGCGCTACCTGCCGATCTCGCCGGGTTCGCGGTGGTCGCGGTGCTCGGCACCACGGCGCTGTTCTCGGTCGGCCTGCTGATCGCCGCGCTGGCGCCGACCGGCCGGACCGCGGGCGGGGTCGGGGCCGCGGTGTTCTTCCCGATGCTGGCGCTCGGCGGGGTGTGGGTGCGCAAGGAGGACCTGCCCGACTTCCTGCAGCCGGTGGCCGACGTGCTGCCGCTGGGCGCGACGCTGAACGGCATGCGCGAGACCTGGTCCGGTGGCAGCCCGGAGCTGCTGCAGCTCGGCGCGCTGGCGCTGGTCGCGGTGGTCTGCGGTGGCCTCGCCGCCCGGTTCTTCCGGTGGGAGTGA
- a CDS encoding glycosyltransferase family 39 protein produces the protein MTITRAQPAGVAVQPFAKGPVFAAASAVAAVLLLVNGRYGYFGDELYFLAAGRHLDWGYADQPPALPLLAHLMDLLAPGSVWALRLPAVLATAAAVVFTGLIARELGGGARAQLLAAGAAGVSMQFLGGGHYLATSTLDPFLWTVLLWLLTRWLRTRSDDLLLWSGVVTGLALNVKFLIPAFWVVALLFAAWLGPRDLLARPKLWLGAGIALLMAVPTVWWQAANGWPQLDMGAAIGDENPDKLAAALAFPFVALGSAGIVVGLVLVLHGLWRLLRTPSLRFLGWTLLVLTVVFAVAGGRFYYVAGMFPLCWAVAAVRIEAGQARRWWRWVATWPVYAISALIALPLTLPVLPASVLDANPGLPQPLFTTAERGWPEFADSVAAIHRSLPPEQRERTAIVTQMYWQASALDHYGPGRGLPEPASGNRGYWTLTTPPATADTVLYVGADSPVLRAHFAQVVQVGVVDTGLPSAPMFTQGVPIWLATGPSAPLPELWPAFRDLAL, from the coding sequence ATGACGATCACGCGGGCGCAACCGGCGGGGGTGGCGGTCCAGCCGTTCGCCAAGGGGCCGGTGTTCGCCGCGGCCAGTGCGGTGGCGGCGGTGTTGCTGCTGGTCAACGGACGCTACGGCTACTTCGGCGACGAGCTGTACTTCCTGGCGGCCGGACGGCATCTCGACTGGGGGTATGCGGACCAGCCGCCCGCGCTCCCGCTGCTCGCGCACCTGATGGACCTGCTCGCGCCCGGTTCGGTGTGGGCGCTGCGGCTGCCCGCGGTGCTGGCCACGGCCGCGGCGGTGGTGTTCACCGGGTTGATCGCGCGTGAACTCGGCGGCGGCGCGCGGGCCCAGTTGCTGGCGGCGGGCGCGGCCGGGGTGAGCATGCAGTTCCTCGGCGGCGGCCACTACCTCGCGACGTCCACTTTGGACCCGTTCCTGTGGACGGTGCTGCTGTGGCTGCTCACCCGCTGGCTGCGCACCCGGTCCGACGACCTGCTGCTGTGGAGCGGGGTGGTCACCGGGCTGGCGCTGAACGTCAAGTTCCTGATCCCGGCGTTCTGGGTGGTGGCACTGCTGTTCGCCGCCTGGCTCGGGCCGCGTGACCTGCTCGCCCGGCCGAAGCTCTGGCTGGGCGCGGGGATCGCGCTGCTGATGGCGGTGCCGACGGTGTGGTGGCAGGCGGCGAACGGCTGGCCGCAGCTGGACATGGGCGCGGCGATCGGCGACGAGAACCCGGACAAGCTGGCCGCCGCGCTGGCCTTCCCGTTCGTCGCGCTGGGTTCGGCGGGCATCGTGGTCGGTCTGGTGCTGGTCCTCCACGGGCTGTGGCGGCTGTTGCGCACGCCGTCCCTGCGTTTCCTCGGCTGGACCCTGCTGGTGCTGACCGTGGTCTTCGCGGTGGCCGGTGGCCGCTTCTACTACGTGGCCGGGATGTTCCCGCTCTGCTGGGCGGTCGCCGCGGTCCGGATCGAGGCGGGGCAGGCGCGGCGCTGGTGGCGGTGGGTGGCGACGTGGCCGGTGTACGCGATCAGCGCGCTGATCGCCTTGCCGCTGACGCTGCCGGTGCTGCCCGCGTCGGTGCTCGACGCCAACCCCGGCCTGCCGCAACCGCTCTTCACCACGGCCGAGCGCGGCTGGCCCGAGTTCGCCGACTCGGTCGCCGCGATCCACCGCTCACTGCCACCGGAACAGCGGGAGCGGACGGCGATCGTCACGCAGATGTACTGGCAGGCGTCGGCACTGGACCACTACGGCCCCGGACGCGGGCTGCCGGAACCGGCCAGCGGCAACCGCGGGTACTGGACGCTGACCACGCCTCCGGCGACCGCGGACACCGTGCTCTACGTCGGCGCCGACAGTCCGGTGCTGCGGGCGCACTTCGCCCAGGTCGTCCAGGTCGGGGTGGTCGACACGGGACTGCCGTCGGCGCCGATGTTCACCCAGGGCGTGCCGATCTGGCTGGCCACCGGGCCGTCGGCGCCGCTGCCGGAACTCTGGCCCGCGTTCCGCGACCTCGCGCTGTGA
- a CDS encoding sensor histidine kinase — MSEDTPTHWSPWAIRLEQWFPYVMLGLSVVIHLASSDQPTGHQVVTLAFAAAALCWVVLTDTLPRFRRPESRWWPLVSLVGVLALATVLMTREVPYLLFMIVGFFHSLRLRPVWLMMLGLGATSVLINSVAAGGPDEALRSSPELFIPVVLVQTLAIAGGSLMGDKLMEQSTKRREAMKKLEAAMTENAGLHRQLLAQAREAGVLDERQRLSREIHDTLAQGFTGIITQLEAARSDPAARDRHLTTATALARENLAEARRAVHALRPEALDSAKLPEALRGVAGRWSERTGVQVEFTTTGTVRRLHPEVEATLLRITQEALTNVDKHAAAARAGLTLSYMEDQVTLDLRDDGRGFDPAAPRPDGYGISGMRQRAERLAGELHVESEPGAGTAISVNLPAITAPEEA, encoded by the coding sequence GTGTCCGAGGACACGCCCACCCACTGGAGCCCGTGGGCGATCCGGCTGGAGCAGTGGTTCCCGTACGTCATGCTCGGCCTCAGCGTGGTCATCCACCTGGCGTCCTCGGACCAGCCCACCGGGCACCAGGTGGTCACCCTGGCCTTCGCGGCCGCGGCGCTGTGCTGGGTGGTGCTGACCGACACGCTGCCCCGGTTCCGCCGTCCGGAGAGCCGCTGGTGGCCGCTGGTCTCGCTGGTCGGCGTGCTGGCGCTGGCCACCGTGCTGATGACGCGGGAAGTGCCCTACCTGCTGTTCATGATCGTCGGCTTCTTCCACTCCCTGCGCCTGCGCCCGGTCTGGCTGATGATGCTCGGCCTCGGCGCCACCTCGGTGCTGATCAACAGCGTGGCCGCGGGCGGACCGGACGAGGCGCTGCGGAGCAGCCCCGAGCTGTTCATCCCGGTGGTGCTGGTGCAGACCCTGGCCATCGCCGGCGGCTCGCTGATGGGCGACAAGCTGATGGAGCAGAGCACCAAGCGGCGGGAGGCGATGAAGAAGCTGGAAGCCGCGATGACCGAGAACGCCGGACTGCACCGGCAACTGCTCGCGCAGGCCAGGGAGGCCGGGGTGCTCGACGAGCGGCAGCGGCTCAGCCGCGAGATCCACGACACGCTGGCCCAGGGCTTCACCGGCATCATCACCCAGCTCGAAGCCGCCCGCAGCGATCCGGCCGCGCGCGACCGGCACCTGACCACGGCGACCGCGCTGGCCAGGGAGAACCTCGCGGAGGCACGCCGCGCGGTGCACGCGCTGCGGCCGGAGGCGCTGGACTCGGCGAAGCTGCCGGAGGCGCTGCGCGGGGTGGCCGGGCGCTGGTCCGAGCGCACCGGGGTGCAGGTCGAGTTCACCACCACCGGCACGGTGCGCCGACTGCACCCGGAGGTGGAGGCCACCCTGCTGCGGATCACCCAGGAGGCACTGACCAATGTGGACAAGCACGCGGCGGCTGCCCGCGCCGGGCTGACGCTGTCCTACATGGAGGACCAGGTGACGCTGGACCTGCGCGACGACGGTCGCGGCTTCGACCCGGCGGCGCCCCGGCCGGACGGCTACGGGATCAGCGGGATGCGCCAGCGCGCCGAACGGCTGGCCGGTGAGCTGCACGTGGAGTCCGAGCCGGGCGCGGGCACGGCGATCTCGGTGAACCTGCCTGCCATCACCGCCCCGGAGGAAGCATGA
- a CDS encoding response regulator transcription factor codes for MIKLLITDDHPVVRDGLRGIFTPEHGFEVLGEAADGAEAVELAERLRPDVVLMDLRMPGVDGVAAITELAKRGNPARVLVLTTYDTDSDVLPAIEAGATGYLLKDSPREDLFRGVRAAARGESVLSPAVASRMMAQMRAPAKEPLSGRELEVLGLIALGSTNKEAAAKLFISEATVKTHLLHAYAKLGVKDRAAAVAVAYERGLLTPRRR; via the coding sequence ATGATCAAGCTGCTGATCACCGACGACCACCCGGTGGTCCGCGACGGCCTGCGGGGCATCTTCACCCCCGAGCACGGGTTCGAGGTGCTGGGCGAGGCCGCCGACGGCGCCGAGGCGGTCGAGCTGGCCGAGCGGCTGCGCCCGGACGTGGTGCTGATGGACCTGCGGATGCCGGGCGTGGACGGGGTCGCCGCGATCACCGAGCTGGCCAAGCGGGGCAATCCGGCCAGGGTGCTTGTGCTGACCACCTACGACACCGACTCCGACGTGCTGCCGGCGATCGAGGCGGGTGCCACCGGTTACCTGCTCAAGGACTCGCCGCGGGAGGACCTGTTCCGCGGGGTGCGGGCGGCCGCGCGCGGCGAGTCGGTGCTCTCCCCCGCGGTGGCCAGCCGGATGATGGCGCAGATGCGCGCCCCGGCGAAGGAACCGCTGAGCGGGCGCGAGCTGGAGGTGCTCGGGCTGATCGCGCTCGGTTCGACGAACAAGGAGGCCGCGGCGAAGTTGTTCATCAGCGAGGCCACGGTCAAAACGCACCTGCTGCACGCGTACGCGAAGCTCGGGGTGAAGGACCGGGCCGCGGCGGTGGCCGTGGCCTACGAACGCGGCCTGCTCACACCACGGCGACGGTGA
- a CDS encoding TetR/AcrR family transcriptional regulator → MAAREGAARSAAETRERFLRAAIRVLAEQGVAGLTVRNLADAAGSSTIGVYSRFGGRAGVLDALYERAFEQLGAAFATLPPRSADRTADVLALALVYRRFALENPARYAFMFERPVAGFDPDPALRLSVLRSSFTHVVDRAGPDGASDEDGLRYSYLLWTAMHGLISVELTNAARSPLPGWFVAPDEQAREQVYRDGVQAMTTGLDARFAG, encoded by the coding sequence ATGGCGGCACGGGAGGGCGCGGCGCGATCGGCCGCCGAGACCAGGGAGCGGTTCCTGCGCGCCGCCATCCGGGTGCTGGCCGAGCAGGGTGTCGCCGGGCTGACCGTGCGCAATCTCGCCGACGCCGCCGGATCCTCCACGATCGGGGTGTACAGCCGCTTCGGCGGGCGAGCCGGAGTGCTCGACGCGCTGTACGAACGGGCTTTCGAGCAGCTCGGCGCGGCCTTCGCCACGCTGCCGCCGCGCTCGGCCGACCGGACTGCCGACGTGCTCGCCCTCGCGCTGGTCTACCGCCGGTTCGCGCTGGAGAACCCGGCCAGGTACGCGTTCATGTTCGAGCGCCCGGTGGCCGGCTTCGATCCGGATCCGGCGCTGCGGCTGAGCGTGCTGCGGTCCAGTTTCACCCATGTGGTGGACCGGGCCGGCCCCGACGGCGCGTCCGATGAGGACGGCCTGCGGTACTCGTACCTGCTCTGGACCGCCATGCACGGGCTGATCAGCGTCGAGCTGACCAACGCCGCGCGCAGCCCGCTGCCGGGGTGGTTCGTCGCGCCCGACGAGCAGGCGCGCGAGCAGGTCTACCGCGACGGCGTCCAGGCGATGACCACCGGGCTGGACGCGCGCTTCGCCGGCTGA